From Cucumis melo cultivar AY chromosome 1, USDA_Cmelo_AY_1.0, whole genome shotgun sequence, a single genomic window includes:
- the LOC103500093 gene encoding uncharacterized protein LOC103500093 isoform X2, with product MGEHEGWAQPPSGLLPNGLLPDEAATVMRMLDSERWSKAEERTAELIACIQPNPPSEERRNAVADYVQRLIMKCFPCQVFTFGSVPLKTYLPDGDIDLTAFSKNQNLKETWAHQVRDMLESEEKNENAEFRVKEVQYIKAEVKIIKCLVENIVVDISFDQLGGLCTLCFLEEVDHLINQNHLFKRSIILIKAWCYYESRILGAHHGLISTYALETLVLYIFHVFNNSFAGPLEVLYRFLEFFSKFDWDNFCVSLWGPVPISSLPDVTAEPPRKDGGELLLSKLFLEACSAVYAVFPGGQENQGQPFVSKHFNVIDPLRVNNNLGRSVSKGNFFRIRSAFAFGAKRLARLFECPREDILVELNQFFLNTWERHGSGQRPDVPKTDLKYLRLSNSEHLHGPENLRHKTNSKRNENPSVRETQDVGALGSHTVNSVQGNSPLESAFRNDTTTTSRNQAQRSSGSSNNSRSSDHSRKETNYNHSNLIDRSQRYPKPENHVNDVQGRFLFARTRSSPELTDTYSEVSSPSRRNRVPESGKAPSNRTDANRRKNLESDNVETHLRSSTDEPSIARHIPTRQSIDATGDSNSGSNSYQDESGPGTVGEDFASISGTLAMHQEEQDLVNLMASSTAHNFSGQVHLPLNLTTGHLPLPLPSSVLAPMGYAPRNLGGMLPTNIPLIEAPWGANMHFPQGFVPSPLTHYFPGMGLATSSEDGVESGNENFSSVEMNSREGDQDFWHEQDRNSAVGFDHDNGGFEGPLLDDKQQSTSGGFNFSPSSRMSVSGSTSVAHKKHTKENRVAMKDGNANAYQDERENETCYDDRPSSFRPSTGVAHSSGLRNKIATESSWDELSSRASKSSREKRGWKSNTFDLPSHGKGKNVSEHSSTVTDEDSRDWNHVSTAVAELTEVSGGPQSLVSMHATRNQITGLEPPHTAGLDPLIPLAPVLLGPGSRQRPVDSSSGVVPFAFYPTGPPVPFVTMLPVYNFPSETGTSDASTSHFSEDSLDNADSSQSTDLSEAHNKSDVLTLTNPIRGPSFVESLEPKPDILNSDFASHWQNLQYGRFCQNSRHPSPVIYPSPVVVPPVYLQGRFPWDGPGRPLSTNMNLFTLGYGSRLVPVAPLQSVSNRPNIYQHYIDEMPRHRSGTGTYLPNPASARERQNARRGNFSYERSDSHGERDGNWNVTSKSRTSGRPGQVDKPNSRLDRLSASENRVERAWSSHRHDSLPYQSQNGPIRSNSTQSGSTSMAYGMYPLPSMNPGVVSSNGPSMPSVVMLYPLDHNGSYASPAEQLEFGSLGPVGFANLNDVSQVNEGGRMSRAFEDQRFHGSSNQRTPLEEPPSPHLQR from the exons ATGGGCGAACATGAGGGGTGGGCACAGCCACCTAGTGGGCTTTTGCCCAATGGTCTTTTGCCCGATGAGGCAGCTACGGTCATGCGAATGCTTGATTCCGAGAGATGGTCAAAGGCGGAGGAGCGAACGGCTGAGCTTATCGCCTGCATTCAGCCCAATCCACCCTCTGAAGAGCGGCGAAATGCTGTTGCGGACTATGTGCAGCGGCTGATCATGAAATGCTTCCCTTGCCAG GTGTTCACCTTTGGGTCTGTTCCCCTGAAAACATATTTGCCTGATGGAGACATCGACTTAACAGCATTTAGCAAGAATCAAAATCTGAAGGAGACATGGGCCCATCAGGTTCGGGATATGCTTGAAAGTGAGGAGAAGAATGAGAATGCTGAATTTCGTGTAAAAGAAGTTCAATACATTAAAGCTGAG GTTAAGATAATCAAGTGCCTGGTGGAAAATATTGTTGTAGACATCTCATTTGATCAGCTAGGGGGATTGTGCACCCTTTGTTTTCTGGAGGAG GTTGATCATTTAATAAACCAAAACCACTTATTCAAGCGTAGTATTATACTGATCAAAGCTTGGTGCTATTATGAGAGTCGGATATTGGGTGCACACCATGGACTTATATCTACTTATGCCTTGGAAACCTTGGTCCTCTACATATTTCACGTGTTCAACAATTCCTTTGCTGGTCCCCTTGAG GTTCTTTATCGGTTTTTAGAGTTCTTTAGCAAGTTTGACTGGGATAATTTTTGTGTTAGCCTATGGGGTCCCGTACCTATTAGTTCACTACCAGATGTGACAG CTGAACCTCCACGTAAAGATGGTGGTGAGTTACTTCTCAGCAAGTTATTTCTTGAAGCATGCAGTGCAGTATATGCTGTTTTTCCTGGCGGCCAAGAAAATCAAGGGCAGCCTTTTGTTTCTAAGCATTTTAATGTAATAGATCCTTTGCGTGTTAACAACAACCTTGGGCGTAGTGTAAGTAAAg GTAACTTCTTCAGGATACGCAGTGCATTTGCATTTGGAGCTAAAAGATTGGCAAGATTGTTCGAATGCCCCAGAGAAGATATTCTTGTAGAACTGAATCAGTTTTTTTTGAACACTTGGGAGAGACATGGCAGTGGCCAACGCCCTGATGTTCCAAAAACTGACTTGAAGTACCTTAGATTATCAAATTCGGAGCATTTACATGGTCCTGAGAATCTCAGGCATAAAACAAATAGCAAAAGAAACGAGAATCCATCTGTTCGTGAAACCCAAGATGTAGGGGCCCTTGGCTCTCATACTGTGAACTCAGTACAAGGTAATTCTCCCTTGGAAAGTGCTTTTAGAAATGACACTACTACAACTTCTCGCAATCAAGCACAAAGGAGTTCTGGCAGCTCAAACAACTCAAGGTCCTCTGATCATAGTAGGAAAGAAACGAACTACAATCACAGTAACCTTATAGATAGAAGTCAGAGATATCCTAAACCTGAGAACCATGTGAATGATGTACAGGGAAGGTTTCTGTTTGCAAGGACACGTTCTAGCCCAGAGCTGACTGACACCTATAGTGAAGTTTCATCTCCATCAAGGCGTAACAGAGTTCCTGAAAGTGGGAAAGCCCCTTCTAACAGAACGGATGCCAACAGGAGGAAGAACCTTGAATCTGATAATGTGGAAACCCACTTGAGATCTTCAACTGACGAACCATCAATTGCTAGACATATTCCAACCCGTCAGAGCATTGATGCTACTGGTGATTCCAACAGTGGTTCAAATAGTTACCAGGATGAGTCTGGCCCTGGAACTGTTGGTGAGGATTTTGCTTCTATTTCAGGAACATTAGCAATGCATCAGGAGGAGCAAGATCTTGTTAACTTGATGGCATCATCTACAGCCCATAATTTTAGTGGACAGGTTCATTTGCCACTGAATTTGACGACAGGTCACTTACCTCTTCCGTTACCTTCATCTGTTTTAGCGCCTATGGGCTATGCTCCAAGGAACTTGGGAGGAATGTTACCCACCAATATTCCATTGATCGAGGCTCCTTGGGGCGCTAATATGCATTTTCCACAAGGATTTGTTCCTTCTCCGTTGACTCACTATTTCCCTGGCATGGGATTGGCAACAAGTTCAGAAGATGGCGTTGAGTCGGGCAATGAAAATTTTAGTTCTGTAGAAATGAATTCAAGAGAGGGTGATCAAGACTTTTGGCATGAGCAAGATAGGAATTCTGCTGTTGGGTTTGACCATGACAATGGGGGATTTGAAGGGCCTCTGTTGGATGATAAGCAACAGTCTACTTCTGGAGGTTTTAACTTTAGTCCATCATCCCGAATGTCTGTATCTGGCAGTACTAGTGTTGCTCATAAAAAGCATACCAAAGAAAATCGGGTTGCAATGAAGGATGGGAATGCAAATGCTTATCAAgatgaaagagagaatgaaacaTGTTATGATGACAGACCATCATCTTTTAGGCCCTCTACTGGTGTTGCACACTCTAGTGGTCTAAGAAACAAGATTGCCACAGAAAGTTCTTGGGATGAGTTGTCTTCAAGAGCCTCAAAATCATCTAGGGAGAAACGGGGATGGAAATCAAATACCTTTGACCTGCCATCGCATGGGAAAGGCAAAAATGTTTCTGAACATTCATCTACTGTGACTGATGAAGATAGCAGAGATTGGAATCACGTATCTACTGCGGTTGCAGAATTGACTGAAGTAAGTGGTGGACCTCAATCATTAGTGTCCATGCATGCTACAAGGAATCAAATTACTGGACTTGAACCACCTCATACAGCTGGGTTGGATCCACTAATACCTCTTGCTCCTGTGCTCTTAGGCCCAGGTTCTAGGCAAAGACCTGTTGATAGTTCTTCTGGGGTGGTTCCTTTTGCATTTTATCCTACAGGGCCTCCAGTTCCCTTTGTTACAATGCTTCCAGTATATAATTTTCCCTCAGAGACAGGAACTTCAGATGCTTCAACAAGTCATTTCAGCGAGGACTCCTTGGATAATGCTGATTCTTCTCAGAGTACTGATTTGTCTGAAGCACATAATAAGTCTGATGTTTTAACCCTCACCAATCCTATTAGAGGGCCTTCCTTTGTTGAATCTTTAGAACCTAAACCTGACATTCTTAATAGCGATTTTGCTAGTCATTGGCAAAATTTGCAATATGGGCGGTTTTGTCAAAATTCTCGGCATCCATCACCTGTGATTTATCCTTCCCCAGTTGTTGTACCTCCTGTCTACTTACAGGGTCGGTTTCCATGGGATGGGCCTGGAAGACCTCTTTCAACCAACATGAATTTATTTACTCTGGGTTATGGGTCTCGTTTAGTCCCTGTTGCTCCTCTCCAGTCTGTTTCTAATAGGCCCAATATATATCAGCATTACATTGATGAAATGCCAAGACATCGCAGCGGCACTGGAACATACTTGCCAAACCCT GCCTCAGCGCGCGAAAGGCAGAATGCCAGACGAGGAAACTTCAGCTATGAAAGAAGTGATAGTCATGGCGAGAGAGATGGGAACTGGAACGTCACTTCGAAATCACGAACTTCTGGTCGCCCAGGCCAAGTCGACAAGCCAAATTCCAGGTTAGACCGCTTGTCTGCTAGTGAGAATCGAGTTGAAAGAGCTTGGAGCTCACATAGGCATGATTCCTTGCCTTACCAATCCCAGAATGGCCCAATTCGCTCGAACTCCACACAGAGTGGTTCTACAAGTATGGCTTATGGCATGTATCCACTACCTAGCATGAATCCAGGCGTGGTATCTTCTAATGGACCTTCCATGCCTTCTGTTGTGATGCTTTATCCTTTGGATCATAATGGCAGTTATGCCTCACCTGCAGAACAGCTCGAGTTTGGATCTCTTGGACCTGTAGGTTTTGCTAACCTAAACGATGTGTCGCAAGTGAATGAGGGAGGCAGAATGAGTAGAGCATTTGAGGATCAAAGATTTCATGGTAGCTCAAATCAACGCACTCCTCTCGAAGAACCTCCTTCACCTCATCTTCAGAGGTAG
- the LOC103500093 gene encoding uncharacterized protein LOC103500093 isoform X1 codes for MGEHEGWAQPPSGLLPNGLLPDEAATVMRMLDSERWSKAEERTAELIACIQPNPPSEERRNAVADYVQRLIMKCFPCQVFTFGSVPLKTYLPDGDIDLTAFSKNQNLKETWAHQVRDMLESEEKNENAEFRVKEVQYIKAEVKIIKCLVENIVVDISFDQLGGLCTLCFLEEVDHLINQNHLFKRSIILIKAWCYYESRILGAHHGLISTYALETLVLYIFHVFNNSFAGPLEVLYRFLEFFSKFDWDNFCVSLWGPVPISSLPDVTAEPPRKDGGELLLSKLFLEACSAVYAVFPGGQENQGQPFVSKHFNVIDPLRVNNNLGRSVSKGNFFRIRSAFAFGAKRLARLFECPREDILVELNQFFLNTWERHGSGQRPDVPKTDLKYLRLSNSEHLHGPENLRHKTNSKRNENPSVRETQDVGALGSHTVNSVQGNSPLESAFRNDTTTTSRNQAQRSSGSSNNSRSSDHSRKETNYNHSNLIDRSQRYPKPENHVNDVQGRFLFARTRSSPELTDTYSEVSSPSRRNRVPESGKAPSNRTDANRRKNLESDNVETHLRSSTDEPSIARHIPTRQSIDATGDSNSGSNSYQDESGPGTVGEDFASISGTLAMHQEEQDLVNLMASSTAHNFSGQVHLPLNLTTGHLPLPLPSSVLAPMGYAPRNLGGMLPTNIPLIEAPWGANMHFPQGFVPSPLTHYFPGMGLATSSEDGVESGNENFSSVEMNSREGDQDFWHEQDRNSAVGFDHDNGGFEGPLLDDKQQSTSGGFNFSPSSRMSVSGSTSVAHKKHTKENRVAMKDGNANAYQDERENETCYDDRPSSFRPSTGVAHSSGLRNKIATESSWDELSSRASKSSREKRGWKSNTFDLPSHGKGKNVSEHSSTVTDEDSRDWNHVSTAVAELTEVSGGPQSLVSMHATRNQITGLEPPHTAGLDPLIPLAPVLLGPGSRQRPVDSSSGVVPFAFYPTGPPVPFVTMLPVYNFPSETGTSDASTSHFSEDSLDNADSSQSTDLSEAHNKSDVLTLTNPIRGPSFVESLEPKPDILNSDFASHWQNLQYGRFCQNSRHPSPVIYPSPVVVPPVYLQGRFPWDGPGRPLSTNMNLFTLGYGSRLVPVAPLQSVSNRPNIYQHYIDEMPRHRSGTGTYLPNPKASARERQNARRGNFSYERSDSHGERDGNWNVTSKSRTSGRPGQVDKPNSRLDRLSASENRVERAWSSHRHDSLPYQSQNGPIRSNSTQSGSTSMAYGMYPLPSMNPGVVSSNGPSMPSVVMLYPLDHNGSYASPAEQLEFGSLGPVGFANLNDVSQVNEGGRMSRAFEDQRFHGSSNQRTPLEEPPSPHLQR; via the exons ATGGGCGAACATGAGGGGTGGGCACAGCCACCTAGTGGGCTTTTGCCCAATGGTCTTTTGCCCGATGAGGCAGCTACGGTCATGCGAATGCTTGATTCCGAGAGATGGTCAAAGGCGGAGGAGCGAACGGCTGAGCTTATCGCCTGCATTCAGCCCAATCCACCCTCTGAAGAGCGGCGAAATGCTGTTGCGGACTATGTGCAGCGGCTGATCATGAAATGCTTCCCTTGCCAG GTGTTCACCTTTGGGTCTGTTCCCCTGAAAACATATTTGCCTGATGGAGACATCGACTTAACAGCATTTAGCAAGAATCAAAATCTGAAGGAGACATGGGCCCATCAGGTTCGGGATATGCTTGAAAGTGAGGAGAAGAATGAGAATGCTGAATTTCGTGTAAAAGAAGTTCAATACATTAAAGCTGAG GTTAAGATAATCAAGTGCCTGGTGGAAAATATTGTTGTAGACATCTCATTTGATCAGCTAGGGGGATTGTGCACCCTTTGTTTTCTGGAGGAG GTTGATCATTTAATAAACCAAAACCACTTATTCAAGCGTAGTATTATACTGATCAAAGCTTGGTGCTATTATGAGAGTCGGATATTGGGTGCACACCATGGACTTATATCTACTTATGCCTTGGAAACCTTGGTCCTCTACATATTTCACGTGTTCAACAATTCCTTTGCTGGTCCCCTTGAG GTTCTTTATCGGTTTTTAGAGTTCTTTAGCAAGTTTGACTGGGATAATTTTTGTGTTAGCCTATGGGGTCCCGTACCTATTAGTTCACTACCAGATGTGACAG CTGAACCTCCACGTAAAGATGGTGGTGAGTTACTTCTCAGCAAGTTATTTCTTGAAGCATGCAGTGCAGTATATGCTGTTTTTCCTGGCGGCCAAGAAAATCAAGGGCAGCCTTTTGTTTCTAAGCATTTTAATGTAATAGATCCTTTGCGTGTTAACAACAACCTTGGGCGTAGTGTAAGTAAAg GTAACTTCTTCAGGATACGCAGTGCATTTGCATTTGGAGCTAAAAGATTGGCAAGATTGTTCGAATGCCCCAGAGAAGATATTCTTGTAGAACTGAATCAGTTTTTTTTGAACACTTGGGAGAGACATGGCAGTGGCCAACGCCCTGATGTTCCAAAAACTGACTTGAAGTACCTTAGATTATCAAATTCGGAGCATTTACATGGTCCTGAGAATCTCAGGCATAAAACAAATAGCAAAAGAAACGAGAATCCATCTGTTCGTGAAACCCAAGATGTAGGGGCCCTTGGCTCTCATACTGTGAACTCAGTACAAGGTAATTCTCCCTTGGAAAGTGCTTTTAGAAATGACACTACTACAACTTCTCGCAATCAAGCACAAAGGAGTTCTGGCAGCTCAAACAACTCAAGGTCCTCTGATCATAGTAGGAAAGAAACGAACTACAATCACAGTAACCTTATAGATAGAAGTCAGAGATATCCTAAACCTGAGAACCATGTGAATGATGTACAGGGAAGGTTTCTGTTTGCAAGGACACGTTCTAGCCCAGAGCTGACTGACACCTATAGTGAAGTTTCATCTCCATCAAGGCGTAACAGAGTTCCTGAAAGTGGGAAAGCCCCTTCTAACAGAACGGATGCCAACAGGAGGAAGAACCTTGAATCTGATAATGTGGAAACCCACTTGAGATCTTCAACTGACGAACCATCAATTGCTAGACATATTCCAACCCGTCAGAGCATTGATGCTACTGGTGATTCCAACAGTGGTTCAAATAGTTACCAGGATGAGTCTGGCCCTGGAACTGTTGGTGAGGATTTTGCTTCTATTTCAGGAACATTAGCAATGCATCAGGAGGAGCAAGATCTTGTTAACTTGATGGCATCATCTACAGCCCATAATTTTAGTGGACAGGTTCATTTGCCACTGAATTTGACGACAGGTCACTTACCTCTTCCGTTACCTTCATCTGTTTTAGCGCCTATGGGCTATGCTCCAAGGAACTTGGGAGGAATGTTACCCACCAATATTCCATTGATCGAGGCTCCTTGGGGCGCTAATATGCATTTTCCACAAGGATTTGTTCCTTCTCCGTTGACTCACTATTTCCCTGGCATGGGATTGGCAACAAGTTCAGAAGATGGCGTTGAGTCGGGCAATGAAAATTTTAGTTCTGTAGAAATGAATTCAAGAGAGGGTGATCAAGACTTTTGGCATGAGCAAGATAGGAATTCTGCTGTTGGGTTTGACCATGACAATGGGGGATTTGAAGGGCCTCTGTTGGATGATAAGCAACAGTCTACTTCTGGAGGTTTTAACTTTAGTCCATCATCCCGAATGTCTGTATCTGGCAGTACTAGTGTTGCTCATAAAAAGCATACCAAAGAAAATCGGGTTGCAATGAAGGATGGGAATGCAAATGCTTATCAAgatgaaagagagaatgaaacaTGTTATGATGACAGACCATCATCTTTTAGGCCCTCTACTGGTGTTGCACACTCTAGTGGTCTAAGAAACAAGATTGCCACAGAAAGTTCTTGGGATGAGTTGTCTTCAAGAGCCTCAAAATCATCTAGGGAGAAACGGGGATGGAAATCAAATACCTTTGACCTGCCATCGCATGGGAAAGGCAAAAATGTTTCTGAACATTCATCTACTGTGACTGATGAAGATAGCAGAGATTGGAATCACGTATCTACTGCGGTTGCAGAATTGACTGAAGTAAGTGGTGGACCTCAATCATTAGTGTCCATGCATGCTACAAGGAATCAAATTACTGGACTTGAACCACCTCATACAGCTGGGTTGGATCCACTAATACCTCTTGCTCCTGTGCTCTTAGGCCCAGGTTCTAGGCAAAGACCTGTTGATAGTTCTTCTGGGGTGGTTCCTTTTGCATTTTATCCTACAGGGCCTCCAGTTCCCTTTGTTACAATGCTTCCAGTATATAATTTTCCCTCAGAGACAGGAACTTCAGATGCTTCAACAAGTCATTTCAGCGAGGACTCCTTGGATAATGCTGATTCTTCTCAGAGTACTGATTTGTCTGAAGCACATAATAAGTCTGATGTTTTAACCCTCACCAATCCTATTAGAGGGCCTTCCTTTGTTGAATCTTTAGAACCTAAACCTGACATTCTTAATAGCGATTTTGCTAGTCATTGGCAAAATTTGCAATATGGGCGGTTTTGTCAAAATTCTCGGCATCCATCACCTGTGATTTATCCTTCCCCAGTTGTTGTACCTCCTGTCTACTTACAGGGTCGGTTTCCATGGGATGGGCCTGGAAGACCTCTTTCAACCAACATGAATTTATTTACTCTGGGTTATGGGTCTCGTTTAGTCCCTGTTGCTCCTCTCCAGTCTGTTTCTAATAGGCCCAATATATATCAGCATTACATTGATGAAATGCCAAGACATCGCAGCGGCACTGGAACATACTTGCCAAACCCT AAGGCCTCAGCGCGCGAAAGGCAGAATGCCAGACGAGGAAACTTCAGCTATGAAAGAAGTGATAGTCATGGCGAGAGAGATGGGAACTGGAACGTCACTTCGAAATCACGAACTTCTGGTCGCCCAGGCCAAGTCGACAAGCCAAATTCCAGGTTAGACCGCTTGTCTGCTAGTGAGAATCGAGTTGAAAGAGCTTGGAGCTCACATAGGCATGATTCCTTGCCTTACCAATCCCAGAATGGCCCAATTCGCTCGAACTCCACACAGAGTGGTTCTACAAGTATGGCTTATGGCATGTATCCACTACCTAGCATGAATCCAGGCGTGGTATCTTCTAATGGACCTTCCATGCCTTCTGTTGTGATGCTTTATCCTTTGGATCATAATGGCAGTTATGCCTCACCTGCAGAACAGCTCGAGTTTGGATCTCTTGGACCTGTAGGTTTTGCTAACCTAAACGATGTGTCGCAAGTGAATGAGGGAGGCAGAATGAGTAGAGCATTTGAGGATCAAAGATTTCATGGTAGCTCAAATCAACGCACTCCTCTCGAAGAACCTCCTTCACCTCATCTTCAGAGGTAG